TGACTGGTCGAATGCTACCGCCCGCGTCCGATACAGCTCGAGCAGCGCCAGGAAGCGGCCGACGATCTCGATCGGCGCCCGGCAGTCGGCGATCAGTTCGGAGAACGACGCCCACTGACCGCTGCCCCGCGCCTCCAGGAGCCGCAGCAGCACTCCGGCCTGCTCGGGCACCGACACCATCACCTCATGCAGGTGCTCGGTGGCCACGATCGGAACCGGGCGCGGCGTGAACGCGGCCGCCGCGATCTGGGCGAACGAGTCGGCGTCGACGCCCAGCATCACCTCGGGCAGCAGGTTGGCGAAGCTGTCCTCCAGCGCCACCGCCCGCGGATAGCTGCGCAGCGCGGCGGCTTCGAGTTCGGCGAACATCTGCGCGACGTGCTTGAACGCCCGGTACTGCAGCAGTCGCGCGAACAACAGGTCACGGACCTCCAGCAGGGCGAGGTCCTCTTCGTCGTCGACCCGCCCGGCCGGCAGCAGCCGGGCCGCCTTGAGATCGAGCAGGGTGGCGGCGATGACCAGAAACGCCGTCGTCTCCTCCAGACCCAGCTGCGGGCCGACGTCGCGGGTGTAGGCGATGAAATCATCGGTGACCTGGTGCAACGCCACTTCGGTGACGTCGAGCCGGTGGGCGAAGATGAGTTGCAGCAGCAGGTCGAAGGGACCCTCGAAGTTAGTCAGTCGAACCCGAAAACCGGTGGCAGCCGATTCGATCTCAGTGTCGGAGTTCACGCGCCGAATCGGTCGATGACTTCGCGGGCCAGCGCGCGGTAAGCCTGCGCACCACCGGATTTCGGAGCCCAAGTGGTGATCGGCTCCCCTGCCACGGTGGTCTCGGGGAAACGGACCGTGCGGGTGATCACCGTGTCGAACACCAGATCGCCGAAGCGCTCCACCACCCGCGCCATCACCTCTCGGGAGTTGACCGTGCGCGGGTCATAGCGGGTCAACAGGATGCCACTGATCTCCAGCTTCGGATTCAGCCGGTCGCGGACCTTCTCGACGGTGTCGGTCAGCAACGCCAGGCCGCGCAGCGAGAAGTACTCGCACTCGGTCGGGATCACCACTCCGTCGGCGCAGGCGAGTCCGTTGACGGTGAGCAGCCCCAGCGACGGCTGGCAGTCCACCAGCAGATAGTCATAGCGGTCGAGCACCGCTCGCAGCGCCCGGGCCAGTGAATGCTCCCGGCCCACCTCGTTGACGAGCTGGATCTCGGCCGCGGACAGGTCGATGTTGGAGGGGATCAGGTCCAAATTCTCGATCCGGGTCTGTAGCAGTACCTCGTCGATGTCGACCCGGGGCTCCACCAGCAGGTTGTGGATGGTGTGGGCCAGCTCGTAGTGCGGCACGCCGAGACCTGCCGACAGCGCACCCTGCGGGTCCAGATCCACCAGCAACACCTTGCGGCCGTATTCGGCCAGCGCCGCACCGAGGTTGATAGTCGAGGTGGTCTTGCCGACGCCGCCCTTCTGGTTGCACATCGCGATGACCTTGGCGGGTCCGTGCGTCGAGCGGGGCTGCGGCTCGGGGATGTTCCGCGGTGGACGCCCGGTCAAGCCGACGCCGGGGCTGTCGTCGTCGCTCATGGCCGGTACGGCGAGGTGGTGGCGGACATCCGCAGAAGTCTAACGGGTGACCGGCGCCCACACCTGCTACATGAGCAGTCCTCAGTCGTGCCGATCGCCATAGGATCACACCATGGGCCTCAAACGACGCATCCCCTTCCTGCGGTGGTCGTTCCTGCGGATGGCGACCGGTGCCCGCAACCTGACCACGACCGGCCAGATCGGCGACGGTCGCGAAGCCGCCGCCGTCGACTACGTGCTGTCGAAGGCCCGGCCCGGCGACATCGACGACGTGCTGGCCCGCATCGACGAGTTCGCCTACGAGAAGTCGCTGCTGATCAATATCGGCGACGAGAAGGGCGCCCTGCTCGACGCCGCGGTGCAGCGGGTCAGCCCGGCGCTGGCACTGGAGCTGGGCACCTACTGCGGTTACAGCGCCCTGCGCATCGCGCGCGCCGCCCCGGCGGCCCGGATCTATTCGATCGAGCTCGCCGAGGCTAATGCCGACAATGCCCGGCAGATCTGGGCACACGCCGGGGTGGCCGACCGGATCACCTGTGTGGTGGGCACCATCGGCGACGGCGGGCGCACGCTGGACGCGCTGACCGCACGGCACGGCTTCGCCGCCGGTGCGTTGGACGTTCTATTCCTCGACCACGACAAGGATGCCTACCTGCCCGACCTGCAGAGCATCCTGGACCGGGGCTGGCTGCACCCGGGGTCGGTCGTGGTCGCCGACAACGTCAAGTTGCCGGGGGCACCGCGCTACCGCGAATACATGCGGGCTCAGCAGGGGACGCACTGGGACACCATCGAGCACAAGACGCATGTGGAGTACCAGAGCCTGCTGCACGATCTGGTGCTGGAGTCGACGTTCCTCGGCTAGCGAGCGTGCGCAGAATGCCAGTTTCAGCGGCGTGTCGCCGTGCTAACACGCACGCTCGCGCAAAAAATCGGGTACTAGCGGGCGCGGGGGTGGGCGCCGGCCCACACCTCGCGCAGCGCGTTCACCGTGACCAGCGTGTAGATCTGGGTGGTCGACACCGAGGCATGACCGAGCAGCTCCTGCACCACCCGCACGTCGGCGCCACCGTCGAGCAGATGGGTCGCAAACGAGTGCCGCAGCGTGTGCGGTGACACCTTCGCGGTGATCCCGGCTCGTTCGGCGGCGTCCTGCAGCACCTGCCAGGCGCTCTGCCGCGACAGCCGGCCCCCGCGGGCGTTGAGGAACATCGCCGCGGTGCCACGGCCACGCGCCGCCAGGCCCGGGCGGCCCCGTACCAGGTAGGCGTCCAGCGCCGCCACCGCGGGCCGCCCCACCGGCACCAGCCGCTGCTTGCCGCCCTTGCCCCGCAACAGCACCGACCGGTCGCGCACATCGATGTCGTCGAGATCCAGGCCGACCGCCTCCGAGATCCGAGATCCGGTCGAGTACAGCAACTCCAGCAGCGCCCGGTTGCGCAGCGTCAGCGGGCCGTCCGAAGCACTCTCACCCCCGGCACCTGCCAGCAGCGCCGCCACCTCGTCGATGGTCAGGCTCTTGGGCAGTCGCCGTCCCGGCGTCGGCGGCTTGACGCCGCGTGCCACGTCCACCGGCGCCATGCCCTCCGCGGCCGCGAACCGGTGCAGGCCCCGCACCGCGATCAGGGCGCGCCCGGCCGAGACCGCCGACAGCGCCGGCACGCCGTTTTCCGGATCACCGCGCCGCAGCACCACCAGGAAGTCGGTGACGTCGTTCTCCCCGACACCGGCCAGGTCCTCGATGCCGCGGGCCTGCAGGTGCTCGCTGTAGCGCCGCAGGTCGCGCCGGTAGGAACTCAACGTGTTGGCCGCGACTCCGCGCTCGATCGTCAGATGATCCAGGTAACCCTGCAGCTGCCCGGCCAGCGGGCTCACCGGCCGGGCCGCCGCGGTCATGACCGGCTCTGCCTGGCGGCGAACGCGGTCGGTCTGTCGACCCACTCGGCGTCCACCGGACGTGGGGTCCCCAGCCCCTGGGTGAGTGCGTAAGCGGCCAGAATTCCCGCCACCGCAATGGCATTGACGATCTCGCCGCTGAACACCAGCTTGGCCGCCTCGGCGATCGGATACCAGCGCAGCGTGAGATCGGCCTCCTCGTCGTGGGCCTCCGGGCGGTCGGTCTCCGACAACCCGGTGGCCAGATACACCCGCACCGACTCGTCGGAAAAGCCCGGCGTGGAGTCCAGGTCGACCAGCACCTGCCAGCTGGTCGCCGTCAGACCGGCCTCCTCGACGAGTTCACGCCCGGCGGTCAGATGCGCCGGCTCACCATGGGTGTCGAGCAACCCGGCGGGCAGCTCCCACAACCGCCGGCCGAAGGCGTGACGGTATTGGTAGATCAGCGGGATATTGCCGGACTCATCCATGGCGACCACTCCGACAGCACCGAAGTGTTCCACCACATCGCGGGTGGCCGTCTTGCCGCCCGGCATCCGCACCTCGTCGCGGCGCAGCGCGAAGATCTTGCCGCTGTGCAGCAGCTGCGACGAGACGGTCTCGAAGACGTGTTCAGCCACGGGTGACGTGTTCCGGCAGGGCTTCGTTCAGAGGATCGGTCAACGGCTGGGCACTGCCGCCGTGGCCGTCGGCTCCGTTCTGGGCATCGAGGGACTCGTGGTGTTCGTGGGCGTGCTCGGGGATCTCCACCGGCAACCGCTCGGCGGCCTTGTAGTCCATGGCCGCGCCGACGAACGCGGCGAACAGCGGGTGCGCCCGGGTGGGCCTGCTCTTGAGCTCCGGGTGCGCCTGGGTGCCCACCAGGAACGGGTGCATCTCGCGCGGATACTCGACGAACTCCACCAGCTTCCCGTCCGGGGACGTGCCGGAGAACCGCAGGCCGCTCTCGGCGATCCGGTCCCGGTAGGCGTTGTTGACCTCGTAGCGGTGCCGGTGGCGCTCGGAGACCTCGGTCGTCTGATAGGCCTCGGCCACAATCGAACCCGGTTCCAGCACAGCGGGATAGGCGCCCAGGCGCATCGTCCCGCCGAGGTCGGCCGTTCCGGCGACCGCATCCTGCTGATCGGCCATGGTCGCGATCACCGGATCAGGAGTGTCCGGATCGAACTCCGCCGAGCTGGCCTGGGTGATACCGGCGGCGCGGGCCGCGTCGATCACGATGCACTGCAGTCCCAGGCACAGTCCCAGCACCGGCAACGCATGGGTGCGTGCATAGGCGATGGCGCCGATCTTGCCCTCGATGCCCCGAATTCCGAACCCGCCGGGGATCAGCACCCCGTGCATGTCCCCCAATGCGGTGGCCGCCCCCGCCGGGGTTTCACACGCGTCCGAGGTGACCCAGTTGATCTCGACCTTCGCGTAGTGGGTGAATCCGCCGGCCCGCAACGCCTCGATGACCGACAGGTAGGCGTCGGACAGGTCGATGTACTTGCCCACCAAGGCGATTCGCACGGTCTCATGCGGTTCGTGGACGCGGCGCAGCAGCTCGTCCCACTCGGTCCAGTCGACGTCCTTGAACGGCAGGTTGAGCCGGCGCACCACGTAGGCGTCCAGCTCCTCACGGTGCAGCACCTTGGGGATGTCGTAGATCGAGGGCGCGTCCGGGGTGGAGATCACCCCGTCGATGTCGACGTCGCACATCAGCGCGATCTTGTTCTTCAGCGGTTCGGGCACGTCGCGATCGCAGCGCAGGATCAGCGCGTCGGGGGTGATGCCGATACTGCGCAGCGCCGCCACCGAGTGCTGGGTCGGCTTGGTCTTGAGCTCACCCGACGGCGCCAGGTAGGGCACCAGCGACACATGCAGGAAGAACACGTTGTCCCGGCCGACGTCGTGGCGGACCTGGCGAGCGGCCTCCAGGAAGGGCTGCGACTCGATGTCGCCGACGGTGCCGCCGATCTCGGTGATGACGACGTCGGGGCGCCTGCCGTCGGCGTCGGGCTCCGACATCGCCAGGATGCGCCGCTTGATCTCGTCGGTGATGTGCGGGATCACCTGCACGGTGTCACCGAGGTACTCGCCGCGGCGTTCCTTGGCGATGACCGTCGAATACACCTGCCCGGTGGTCACATTCGCCGACCCCGGCAGGTCGCGGTCCAGGAACCGCTCATAGTGGCCGACGTCGAGGTCGGTCTCGGCGCCGTCCTCGGTGACGAAAACCTCCCCGTGCTGGAACGGGTTCATCGTTCCGGGGTCGACGTTGAGGTAGGGGTCCAGCTTCTGCATCGTGACCTGCAGGCCGCGGGCGATCAGCAACTGGCCCAGGCTGCTTGCGGTCAGACCCTTACCGAGCGAGGATGCAACTCCACCGGTGACGAAGAGATGCTTCGGCTCGGTTTGCGGATGCTTTCGCAGTGGTGGCAACACCAACCTCCGTGACGACGGCGCAGGATTGAGGGCCTGCCGACCCACGGAATCTCACCCTAACATCGTCGGGCGATTCCGGCCTTGGACACGCCCAGTCACGCCGAGCCACGCCGAGCCACGCCGCCCGGCAGCTGTCGCCGGGACTATTGGGCGAGGGTGACCGAAGCGGCGCCATGACCGATCCCGTACCGTCCCGGCTGCCCGCCGTTGATCAGACTGCTCACCGCCATGACGGTGGTGATCCGCCCGGCCTCGAGGTCGACGTCGTCGACGGTGCTGACCGCTTCGGTGACCGCGGAATCGGTGCGGGCCATCGCGACGGCCGCGGTGCCCGAGGCGCAGCCGTCCCGGCCGGCCAGCACCGTCGCCGAGCCGTGCGGGGCAAGTGCCGCCGCGAACCGGGCCACGCTCACTCCGCTGGTGCCGGCGTCGTCAGGCAGCGCTCCCCCGGTGATCACCACGGCGGCGTTGGCCGACGCGAACCGTTGGTCGTGGTAGG
This is a stretch of genomic DNA from Mycolicibacter terrae. It encodes these proteins:
- a CDS encoding segregation/condensation protein A, which produces MNSDTEIESAATGFRVRLTNFEGPFDLLLQLIFAHRLDVTEVALHQVTDDFIAYTRDVGPQLGLEETTAFLVIAATLLDLKAARLLPAGRVDDEEDLALLEVRDLLFARLLQYRAFKHVAQMFAELEAAALRSYPRAVALEDSFANLLPEVMLGVDADSFAQIAAAAFTPRPVPIVATEHLHEVMVSVPEQAGVLLRLLEARGSGQWASFSELIADCRAPIEIVGRFLALLELYRTRAVAFDQSEPLGVLQVSWTGESPAAEELVDLVKAESAE
- a CDS encoding ParA family protein, whose product is MSDDDSPGVGLTGRPPRNIPEPQPRSTHGPAKVIAMCNQKGGVGKTTSTINLGAALAEYGRKVLLVDLDPQGALSAGLGVPHYELAHTIHNLLVEPRVDIDEVLLQTRIENLDLIPSNIDLSAAEIQLVNEVGREHSLARALRAVLDRYDYLLVDCQPSLGLLTVNGLACADGVVIPTECEYFSLRGLALLTDTVEKVRDRLNPKLEISGILLTRYDPRTVNSREVMARVVERFGDLVFDTVITRTVRFPETTVAGEPITTWAPKSGGAQAYRALAREVIDRFGA
- a CDS encoding O-methyltransferase — encoded protein: MGLKRRIPFLRWSFLRMATGARNLTTTGQIGDGREAAAVDYVLSKARPGDIDDVLARIDEFAYEKSLLINIGDEKGALLDAAVQRVSPALALELGTYCGYSALRIARAAPAARIYSIELAEANADNARQIWAHAGVADRITCVVGTIGDGGRTLDALTARHGFAAGALDVLFLDHDKDAYLPDLQSILDRGWLHPGSVVVADNVKLPGAPRYREYMRAQQGTHWDTIEHKTHVEYQSLLHDLVLESTFLG
- the xerD gene encoding site-specific tyrosine recombinase XerD; translated protein: MSPLAGQLQGYLDHLTIERGVAANTLSSYRRDLRRYSEHLQARGIEDLAGVGENDVTDFLVVLRRGDPENGVPALSAVSAGRALIAVRGLHRFAAAEGMAPVDVARGVKPPTPGRRLPKSLTIDEVAALLAGAGGESASDGPLTLRNRALLELLYSTGSRISEAVGLDLDDIDVRDRSVLLRGKGGKQRLVPVGRPAVAALDAYLVRGRPGLAARGRGTAAMFLNARGGRLSRQSAWQVLQDAAERAGITAKVSPHTLRHSFATHLLDGGADVRVVQELLGHASVSTTQIYTLVTVNALREVWAGAHPRAR
- a CDS encoding NUDIX domain-containing protein is translated as MAEHVFETVSSQLLHSGKIFALRRDEVRMPGGKTATRDVVEHFGAVGVVAMDESGNIPLIYQYRHAFGRRLWELPAGLLDTHGEPAHLTAGRELVEEAGLTATSWQVLVDLDSTPGFSDESVRVYLATGLSETDRPEAHDEEADLTLRWYPIAEAAKLVFSGEIVNAIAVAGILAAYALTQGLGTPRPVDAEWVDRPTAFAARQSRS
- a CDS encoding CTP synthase, whose translation is MRKHPQTEPKHLFVTGGVASSLGKGLTASSLGQLLIARGLQVTMQKLDPYLNVDPGTMNPFQHGEVFVTEDGAETDLDVGHYERFLDRDLPGSANVTTGQVYSTVIAKERRGEYLGDTVQVIPHITDEIKRRILAMSEPDADGRRPDVVITEIGGTVGDIESQPFLEAARQVRHDVGRDNVFFLHVSLVPYLAPSGELKTKPTQHSVAALRSIGITPDALILRCDRDVPEPLKNKIALMCDVDIDGVISTPDAPSIYDIPKVLHREELDAYVVRRLNLPFKDVDWTEWDELLRRVHEPHETVRIALVGKYIDLSDAYLSVIEALRAGGFTHYAKVEINWVTSDACETPAGAATALGDMHGVLIPGGFGIRGIEGKIGAIAYARTHALPVLGLCLGLQCIVIDAARAAGITQASSAEFDPDTPDPVIATMADQQDAVAGTADLGGTMRLGAYPAVLEPGSIVAEAYQTTEVSERHRHRYEVNNAYRDRIAESGLRFSGTSPDGKLVEFVEYPREMHPFLVGTQAHPELKSRPTRAHPLFAAFVGAAMDYKAAERLPVEIPEHAHEHHESLDAQNGADGHGGSAQPLTDPLNEALPEHVTRG